The following are encoded in a window of Fibrobacter sp. UWB2 genomic DNA:
- the rodA gene encoding rod shape-determining protein RodA gives MSTDRIQNKSLKFDWLFIGVTFTLMSFGVLLVYSATMGEEFALYNTHWFKQIIYFLTGIAIAVGLVFVKIDWLKRAAVPSYVIALLMLVFVLIFAGDVKGAGRWIDLKIIKLQPSEFAKIAYLITISYWLSKHPVSLHKLKSFLVPLGLFIVPFLLVLKQPDLSTALVFTAVTLVGFFFAGLTFTDLFLIVSPVLSVLFSHSQSMVMQVLWGVLICLVVFSVLRRHLSKKFSGVIIATNILAGYASTMVWNMLEPHQQKRVNTFLDPMSDPLGDGYQVLQSLTAIGSGGVGGKGFGNGSQTNLSFLPEEHTDFIFSVLGEQFGFVGCAAVLVLFTLFLWRATSICKTNDDPFVTLVTMGAATIFLFHITVNIAMTIGLMPVTGLPLPFLSYGGSFALVCMFLVGLLMCLRYQGNK, from the coding sequence ATGAGTACCGACCGTATTCAGAACAAGTCGCTAAAGTTCGATTGGCTCTTTATCGGTGTGACGTTTACGCTCATGTCGTTTGGCGTGCTTCTCGTGTATTCGGCAACAATGGGCGAGGAGTTTGCTCTTTACAATACCCATTGGTTTAAACAAATTATTTACTTCTTGACGGGTATTGCGATTGCCGTGGGCCTTGTGTTTGTGAAGATTGACTGGCTTAAGCGTGCGGCGGTGCCGTCTTACGTGATTGCGCTATTGATGCTTGTGTTTGTGCTCATTTTTGCGGGTGACGTGAAAGGGGCGGGGCGTTGGATTGACTTGAAAATCATAAAACTGCAACCTTCGGAATTTGCAAAGATTGCGTACCTGATTACGATTTCGTACTGGCTCTCGAAACATCCCGTGAGTTTGCACAAGCTCAAGTCTTTCTTGGTGCCGCTTGGGCTTTTTATTGTGCCGTTCTTGCTTGTGCTAAAGCAGCCGGACTTGAGCACGGCGCTTGTGTTTACGGCGGTGACGCTTGTCGGGTTCTTTTTTGCGGGGCTTACATTTACGGATTTGTTCTTGATTGTGAGCCCGGTATTGTCGGTGCTGTTTTCGCATTCGCAGTCGATGGTGATGCAGGTCTTGTGGGGCGTGCTGATTTGCCTTGTCGTGTTCTCCGTTTTGCGCAGGCACTTGTCCAAAAAGTTCTCGGGCGTGATTATTGCGACGAACATCTTGGCGGGTTACGCCAGTACGATGGTGTGGAACATGCTGGAACCGCACCAGCAGAAGCGCGTGAACACCTTCTTGGATCCGATGAGTGACCCGCTAGGCGATGGGTATCAGGTGCTGCAGTCACTCACGGCAATCGGTAGCGGCGGCGTTGGGGGCAAGGGCTTTGGAAACGGCTCGCAGACGAACCTCTCGTTTTTGCCGGAAGAACATACGGACTTTATCTTTAGCGTGCTCGGGGAACAGTTTGGCTTTGTCGGATGCGCGGCGGTCTTGGTCCTGTTTACTTTGTTTTTGTGGCGTGCTACCTCGATTTGCAAGACGAACGATGACCCGTTTGTGACGCTTGTGACGATGGGCGCTGCGACAATCTTTTTGTTCCACATCACGGTGAATATCGCGATGACGATTGGACTTATGCCGGTGACGGGGCTCCCGCTGCCGTTCCTCTCTTATGGCGG
- the mrdA gene encoding penicillin-binding protein 2, translated as MYNDTSENEARVRRNWNVLIFLAGTVILFAVILFKLFSLQYIHYEENFQRSENNRLRRIELIADRGYIYDRNGNVLVRNRPSYQIALQALEMPRKKADRDSIFKKLLNIRDAAGVRLFDSLSLDTAFQRIRWVRTRPVRILEDATMEQVAVIEEHSTELPGVSVIIESRREYPYGTLASHVLGYTSEISEEQLKLPEYASYSQGDRVGQKGLEQEYDKEFRGKNGLKLVEVNASGREVRTLTDVGGFIAPEPGLHMISTIDLKLQKAAEAAIPDSAKGALVAIDPRNGEILAMVSSPRLDPNIFSLKRRERNKGWAHVALDSMRPLTNRAISGVYPPASIFKLVTSGAGLESGIISETKYYPKACTGGYQYGARYQRCWGVHGNLNVVHALRLSCDVYFYQAGLEIDMARINEFARRFGYGEQLLGVDIPGERAGWLPDSASFNQRNKRLGWRWARGLILNLSIGQGQMVTPLQQAVFIGSLATNKGVYRPHFMKELQDAEGNVVRRYEPEIIRPGTMKPETHRVLLNAMDSVVNHPGGTGKKGAVPGIRVGGKTGSGEWKKGQKTHAWFAAVAPLDDPQIAVAVIMEAAGGGGSVAAPIAHKVLMAFFGKEEEEQ; from the coding sequence ATGTATAACGATACTTCGGAGAACGAGGCTCGAGTCCGTCGAAATTGGAACGTCCTGATATTTTTGGCAGGGACGGTTATCCTTTTTGCGGTGATTTTGTTCAAGCTTTTTTCGCTGCAGTACATCCATTACGAAGAAAACTTCCAGCGTTCCGAAAATAACCGCTTGCGCCGAATCGAGCTTATTGCCGACCGAGGCTACATTTACGATAGGAACGGGAATGTGCTGGTGCGTAACCGTCCCTCTTACCAGATTGCGCTCCAGGCGCTTGAAATGCCGCGCAAGAAGGCGGACAGGGACTCCATTTTCAAGAAGCTTCTGAATATCCGCGATGCGGCGGGTGTGCGGCTTTTTGATTCGCTTTCGCTTGATACCGCGTTCCAGAGAATCCGCTGGGTGCGTACGCGCCCAGTCCGCATTTTGGAAGATGCGACGATGGAACAGGTCGCGGTGATTGAAGAACATTCTACGGAATTGCCGGGCGTCTCGGTGATTATCGAGTCGCGACGTGAATACCCGTACGGGACGCTAGCCTCGCATGTGCTCGGCTACACGAGTGAGATTTCGGAAGAGCAGCTGAAACTACCGGAATATGCATCGTACTCGCAGGGTGACCGCGTGGGGCAAAAGGGCTTGGAGCAGGAATACGACAAGGAGTTCCGCGGCAAGAACGGGCTCAAACTTGTGGAGGTGAATGCTTCGGGGCGTGAAGTGCGTACGCTTACGGATGTGGGCGGCTTTATTGCACCGGAACCGGGACTCCACATGATTTCGACGATTGACTTGAAGTTGCAAAAGGCGGCAGAAGCGGCGATCCCTGATTCGGCGAAAGGCGCCTTGGTGGCAATCGACCCGCGCAATGGCGAAATTTTGGCAATGGTCTCTTCGCCGCGACTCGATCCGAACATCTTTTCGTTGAAGCGCCGTGAACGCAACAAGGGTTGGGCTCATGTGGCGCTCGATTCGATGCGCCCACTCACGAACCGTGCGATTTCGGGCGTTTACCCGCCGGCATCGATTTTTAAGCTTGTGACGTCTGGGGCGGGGCTTGAAAGCGGGATTATTTCGGAGACAAAGTATTACCCGAAAGCTTGTACGGGCGGCTACCAGTACGGGGCGCGTTACCAGAGGTGCTGGGGCGTGCACGGGAACCTGAACGTGGTGCATGCGCTGCGCCTTTCGTGCGACGTGTATTTCTATCAGGCGGGCCTTGAAATCGATATGGCGCGTATCAATGAATTTGCTCGCCGCTTTGGTTATGGTGAACAGTTGCTTGGCGTGGATATCCCGGGCGAGCGTGCGGGATGGCTCCCGGATTCGGCTTCGTTTAACCAGCGGAACAAACGCCTTGGCTGGCGCTGGGCTCGTGGACTTATTCTGAACCTCTCGATTGGGCAGGGGCAGATGGTGACGCCTCTGCAGCAGGCTGTTTTTATAGGCTCCCTAGCGACGAACAAGGGCGTGTATAGACCGCATTTTATGAAGGAATTGCAAGATGCGGAGGGAAACGTTGTACGCCGTTATGAGCCTGAAATTATCCGTCCGGGGACGATGAAACCCGAGACGCACCGTGTGCTTTTGAACGCGATGGATTCCGTGGTGAACCATCCGGGTGGCACCGGAAAGAAGGGCGCTGTGCCTGGAATCCGCGTGGGCGGAAAGACGGGTTCTGGCGAATGGAAAAAAGGGCAGAAGACGCATGCCTGGTTTGCTGCGGTAGCTCCCTTGGATGACCCGCAAATTGCTGTGGCCGTGATTATGGAAGCGGCAGGCGGTGGTGGCTCTGTGGCAGCCCCGATTGCGCATAAAGTGCTGATGGCCTTCTTTGGGAAGGAGGAAGAGGAACAATGA
- the mreD gene encoding rod shape-determining protein MreD, whose amino-acid sequence MSNYGWLKTLLMFVIAFAVQSTIGDWLKILGVGPDFILIFIVSVALRFGAGTGCFWGFLAGFTLDVYAPVEWLGANTIAMTIVGFAVGQLEEYFLTLNLPPKVGVLGLAFYVNDMFYFLITGLEKDVVTTLFLTKTVPESIYTVIIGGILFYLTSGKKSDV is encoded by the coding sequence ATGAGTAATTACGGATGGTTAAAGACGCTCCTGATGTTTGTCATCGCTTTTGCGGTACAGTCGACGATTGGCGACTGGCTTAAGATTTTGGGTGTAGGGCCTGACTTTATCCTCATCTTTATTGTGTCTGTGGCTTTGCGTTTTGGGGCAGGGACGGGTTGTTTCTGGGGATTTTTGGCGGGGTTCACGTTGGATGTCTATGCTCCGGTAGAATGGCTGGGCGCCAATACGATTGCAATGACGATTGTGGGCTTTGCCGTGGGACAGCTCGAGGAATATTTCCTCACGCTCAACTTGCCGCCGAAAGTGGGCGTGCTTGGACTTGCGTTCTATGTGAACGATATGTTCTATTTCCTCATTACGGGGCTTGAAAAAGATGTCGTAACGACTTTGTTCTTGACGAAAACGGTGCCGGAGAGCATTTATACGGTGATTATTGGCGGTATTTTGTTCTACCTCACTTCGGGGAAAAAGTCGGATGTATAA
- the mreC gene encoding rod shape-determining protein MreC gives MLRAFRFIVDLFTQRHGVVAFAFFLVLGILMHASSTAVRESIVDKALSTVFYPVQLLLASVNDFKSLQAENEHLKAENARLRQETYHASEGLQELARLHTLVRFDDKWDFPIVTSRVVGHNPGRFLTTLVINRGTHHGVKENMPVMSMNGLVGKISKASLTHSRVQLLVDPNLKLSVLERRTRVVGFLESVDGHLLSAMIPSHAGVAEGDTLITSGLGGIFPKGIPVGTVHKVRKADLDVMSLMDVKPFQEFSTLEEVFVMQKDPDWIIQELLDE, from the coding sequence ATGCTTAGAGCTTTTCGCTTTATTGTCGATTTGTTTACCCAAAGGCATGGCGTTGTCGCTTTTGCCTTTTTTCTCGTTTTAGGGATACTGATGCATGCGTCTTCGACGGCAGTGCGCGAGAGCATTGTCGATAAGGCGCTTTCGACGGTATTTTACCCGGTGCAGCTCTTGCTTGCTTCTGTGAATGACTTCAAGTCACTGCAGGCGGAAAATGAGCACCTGAAGGCGGAAAACGCAAGGCTCCGTCAGGAGACTTACCACGCGAGCGAGGGCTTGCAGGAATTGGCGCGTTTGCATACCTTGGTGCGCTTTGACGACAAGTGGGATTTCCCGATTGTGACGTCTCGCGTGGTGGGGCATAACCCCGGGCGTTTTCTGACGACTCTCGTAATCAATCGCGGGACGCATCACGGCGTGAAAGAGAACATGCCGGTGATGTCGATGAATGGCCTTGTCGGAAAGATTTCGAAGGCTTCGCTGACGCATTCCCGCGTGCAGCTCCTGGTGGACCCGAACTTGAAACTTTCCGTGCTCGAGCGCCGTACGCGCGTGGTGGGCTTCTTGGAGTCTGTAGACGGCCATTTGCTTTCGGCGATGATTCCGTCGCATGCAGGCGTTGCCGAGGGCGATACGCTCATTACCTCTGGACTTGGCGGCATTTTCCCAAAGGGAATCCCGGTGGGCACGGTGCACAAGGTCCGCAAGGCGGATTTGGACGTGATGAGCCTCATGGATGTGAAGCCGTTCCAGGAATTTTCGACCTTGGAAGAAGTGTTTGTGATGCAGAAGGATCCGGATTGGATTATCCAGGAGTTGCTTGATGAGTAA
- a CDS encoding rod shape-determining protein: MFGLFSCDIGIDLGTANTLVHVAGQGIVINEPTVIAVDRKSNRVTAIGGEAKKMLGRTSGESRAIRPMRDGVIADFELVETLLRTFITRVQRYPLWMVKPRVVVGVPNGITEVETRAVIDAIKMTGAKEVHLVHEPMAAAIGMGIPVEEPVGNMIVDIGGGTSDIAVIALNKSDCNGSVRVGGDEMDEAIVRYLRTMYNLCVGESTAEQIKIQIGSASPLEEELTMEVKGLDFIAGMPRTIPIGSAEIREAINEPVTSIIEAVKQALSITLPELSADIYDKGIILTGGGSQLRGLDERIRKETGLSVNVIDDPMTCVCKGAARILEDLDKYRPVLVASST, encoded by the coding sequence TTGTTCGGACTTTTCTCTTGTGATATCGGTATTGATTTGGGTACCGCAAATACGCTTGTCCATGTGGCTGGACAGGGCATTGTCATTAACGAACCGACTGTGATTGCTGTTGACCGCAAGAGCAACCGCGTGACTGCTATTGGCGGCGAAGCTAAGAAGATGCTTGGCCGTACGTCTGGCGAAAGCCGTGCCATCCGCCCGATGCGCGATGGCGTGATTGCCGATTTTGAACTTGTCGAAACGCTTTTGCGCACCTTTATTACGCGCGTGCAGCGCTATCCGCTGTGGATGGTGAAACCGCGTGTGGTGGTTGGCGTTCCGAACGGAATTACCGAAGTGGAAACGCGTGCCGTGATCGATGCTATCAAGATGACGGGCGCTAAGGAAGTCCACCTGGTCCACGAACCGATGGCTGCCGCTATCGGCATGGGCATCCCGGTCGAAGAACCGGTCGGTAACATGATTGTGGATATTGGCGGCGGTACGTCCGACATCGCCGTGATTGCCTTGAACAAGTCCGACTGCAACGGCTCTGTGCGCGTGGGCGGTGACGAAATGGACGAGGCCATTGTGCGTTACTTGCGTACGATGTATAACCTCTGCGTGGGTGAAAGCACTGCTGAACAGATCAAGATCCAGATTGGTTCTGCAAGCCCGCTCGAAGAAGAATTGACGATGGAAGTCAAGGGCCTTGACTTTATTGCCGGTATGCCGCGCACGATTCCTATTGGAAGTGCCGAAATCCGCGAAGCCATCAACGAACCGGTGACATCCATTATTGAAGCCGTGAAGCAGGCCTTGAGCATTACGCTCCCGGAACTTTCTGCCGATATTTATGACAAGGGCATCATCCTCACGGGTGGCGGTTCCCAGTTGCGCGGTCTCGATGAACGTATCCGCAAGGAAACGGGCCTCTCCGTGAACGTGATTGACGATCCGATGACTTGCGTTTGCAAGGGTGCGGCTCGCATTCTCGAAGACCTGGACAAGTACCGTCCTGTTTTGGTGGCTTCTTCTACCTAA
- a CDS encoding AgmX/PglI C-terminal domain-containing protein: MAKKNIDPFIASLMPESDKKMGAIAGVSLVIALAMCIWASMYEQVVAEVVFDNADSVDLTTSMQIEQKEEKKEEKKKPEPKKPRKKAGGGGKPRGKGQPNAPQTRGVLKLLTAQTKNASAAAYDLMKNQKFTKDIDKVLKDVAGLQTTGKTVLGGRRGKANGGFNEGYAEGGSGGIGDGLAGLLGGGGGGIATKAKGSIKTPSMRDIDMGAGGGSRSAADIMKVVRQRTPGLRHIYNKCLKKKPGFQGKVTLKFTIAPGGEIISISTVSSTTGFAEFDSEVKNAVSRWTFSKVKSGNTTVTIPFTFTE, from the coding sequence ATGGCTAAGAAGAACATAGATCCGTTTATTGCGTCGCTCATGCCGGAATCCGACAAGAAGATGGGCGCAATCGCCGGTGTCTCTCTTGTGATCGCTTTGGCTATGTGTATCTGGGCTTCCATGTACGAACAGGTCGTTGCTGAAGTCGTCTTCGACAACGCTGATTCCGTGGACCTTACTACTTCCATGCAGATTGAGCAGAAGGAAGAAAAGAAGGAAGAAAAGAAGAAGCCCGAACCGAAGAAGCCTCGTAAGAAAGCTGGTGGCGGTGGTAAGCCGCGCGGTAAGGGTCAGCCGAACGCTCCGCAGACTCGCGGCGTGCTCAAGCTCCTCACTGCTCAGACCAAGAATGCCTCTGCTGCTGCTTATGACTTGATGAAGAACCAGAAGTTCACCAAGGACATCGATAAGGTGCTCAAGGACGTCGCTGGTCTCCAGACTACGGGTAAGACCGTTCTCGGTGGCCGTCGCGGTAAGGCTAACGGTGGCTTCAACGAAGGTTACGCAGAAGGTGGTTCCGGTGGTATCGGTGACGGCCTTGCAGGTCTCCTTGGCGGTGGTGGCGGTGGTATCGCTACTAAGGCTAAGGGTTCCATCAAGACTCCGTCCATGCGTGATATCGACATGGGTGCCGGTGGTGGCTCTCGTTCCGCAGCAGACATCATGAAGGTTGTCCGCCAGCGTACTCCGGGTCTTCGCCACATCTATAACAAGTGCCTGAAGAAGAAGCCGGGATTCCAGGGTAAGGTTACCTTGAAGTTCACGATCGCTCCGGGTGGCGAAATCATCAGCATTTCCACTGTGTCTTCCACGACCGGTTTCGCAGAATTCGACTCCGAAGTCAAGAATGCAGTTAGCCGCTGGACCTTCAGCAAGGTGAAGTCCGGTAACACGACGGTTACGATTCCGTTCACGTTCACCGAATAA
- a CDS encoding biopolymer transporter ExbD produces MARKSRKYSEDVPFSLTSMMDMMTIILVFMIKNMDAEGQLLTQAENLILPISTSKVQPKEVSLTVVVDANYVIVDNEKVVPTADVLAQEDLLVTKVDEILKDRRAIEQEHALKMGLPAEEAGHIIVQIDKNIPYDAMYKVMATCGFSGYTNIAFAVMEKNGGEE; encoded by the coding sequence ATGGCTAGAAAATCTCGTAAGTATAGCGAAGACGTACCATTCTCCCTCACGTCCATGATGGACATGATGACCATCATCTTGGTGTTCATGATCAAGAACATGGACGCTGAAGGTCAGCTCTTGACCCAGGCAGAAAACTTGATTCTTCCGATCTCGACCTCCAAGGTCCAGCCGAAGGAAGTTTCTTTGACTGTCGTGGTCGATGCTAACTACGTTATCGTTGACAATGAAAAGGTCGTGCCGACCGCTGACGTTCTTGCTCAGGAAGACCTCCTCGTTACGAAGGTGGACGAAATCCTGAAGGACCGTCGCGCAATCGAACAGGAACACGCTCTCAAGATGGGCCTTCCTGCAGAAGAAGCCGGTCACATCATTGTCCAGATTGACAAGAACATCCCGTATGATGCGATGTACAAGGTGATGGCCACCTGTGGCTTCTCCGGTTACACGAACATCGCATTCGCCGTGATGGAAAAGAACGGCGGGGAGGAATAA
- a CDS encoding biopolymer transporter ExbD: MAKQIKKPGKVEEPDLLPAMGLFTILIPMLLTMTAFSKLAIVEVNLPERSQMLIDNDQPPPPDEQALNLSLAIANNYLVIGARGGFQPNVYFKEMWTFRCKSDAQLVTYAMEDVKTAVESGHGPKCKDGSEMDKEKYLYEIETIELWAIQKESEEDPGKVIWAAYKNDGSAEEAHADSAYVDGANNFLSLPGEGVGGLQKPAALKAPTPGMAVATLQPNSARTLKPGDKTMVYPLSAYDLIAKDLIAIHTQFIDLDDVDNIIIVANDDTQFDKIIQLMDRAKEAGFSKINLAKLGG, from the coding sequence ATGGCAAAACAAATCAAGAAACCAGGAAAGGTCGAAGAACCGGATTTGCTTCCGGCGATGGGCTTGTTCACCATCTTGATTCCTATGCTTCTGACCATGACTGCTTTCTCCAAACTCGCCATTGTCGAAGTCAACCTGCCGGAACGCAGCCAGATGCTTATCGACAATGACCAGCCGCCTCCACCTGATGAGCAGGCATTGAACTTGTCCCTCGCTATCGCTAACAATTACCTTGTTATCGGTGCACGCGGTGGTTTCCAGCCGAACGTCTATTTCAAGGAAATGTGGACGTTCCGTTGCAAGTCTGATGCTCAGCTCGTTACTTATGCGATGGAAGACGTCAAGACGGCTGTTGAAAGTGGACATGGACCGAAGTGCAAAGATGGTTCCGAAATGGACAAAGAGAAGTATCTCTATGAAATCGAAACCATCGAACTCTGGGCTATTCAGAAGGAATCTGAAGAAGACCCGGGTAAGGTCATTTGGGCCGCCTACAAGAACGACGGTAGTGCTGAAGAAGCTCATGCCGACAGTGCTTATGTAGATGGCGCTAACAACTTCTTGTCCCTTCCGGGTGAAGGCGTAGGTGGCCTCCAGAAGCCGGCTGCTCTCAAGGCTCCGACTCCGGGTATGGCTGTTGCAACGCTTCAGCCGAACTCTGCCCGCACTCTCAAGCCGGGCGACAAGACTATGGTTTATCCGCTCTCCGCATACGATCTCATCGCTAAGGACTTGATCGCAATCCATACTCAGTTCATCGACTTGGACGACGTTGATAACATCATCATCGTTGCAAACGACGACACTCAGTTCGACAAGATCATCCAGCTCATGGACCGTGCTAAGGAAGCTGGTTTCAGCAAGATCAACCTTGCAAAGTTGGGAGGTTAA
- a CDS encoding MotA/TolQ/ExbB proton channel family protein, whose amino-acid sequence MSKLLQSFSPESDGYQFMWIILVVFIIGLGFSLERMTYIMIKSSKGRGKFMADFGKLVMQNQLEQALQFAKSSKLPIAKVMDAIVAAKLNCKDADKARDLMTAASDAVFLTEAPRLTRYISIISVMASISTLLGLMGTIYGLIYTFDAVANKPASERAKALADGIAIAMGTTLLGLLSAVPLLVIVGLLNMNSERLIQEMEEKGLKIINSLA is encoded by the coding sequence ATGTCTAAATTGCTTCAATCCTTCAGCCCTGAATCTGATGGTTACCAGTTCATGTGGATCATCTTGGTCGTGTTCATCATCGGCCTTGGCTTCTCCCTCGAACGTATGACCTACATTATGATTAAGAGCTCCAAGGGCCGCGGTAAGTTCATGGCCGATTTCGGTAAGCTCGTCATGCAGAACCAGCTCGAACAGGCTCTCCAGTTCGCTAAGAGCTCCAAGCTCCCGATCGCTAAGGTTATGGACGCTATCGTCGCTGCCAAGCTCAACTGCAAGGATGCTGACAAGGCTCGTGACTTGATGACTGCTGCTTCTGACGCTGTGTTCCTCACTGAAGCTCCGCGCCTCACTCGCTACATCTCCATCATCTCCGTTATGGCTTCCATCTCCACGTTGCTCGGACTTATGGGTACGATTTACGGTCTGATCTACACATTCGACGCTGTTGCTAACAAGCCGGCTTCTGAACGTGCTAAGGCTCTTGCTGATGGTATTGCTATCGCTATGGGTACTACGCTCCTCGGACTTCTCTCTGCAGTTCCGCTCCTCGTCATCGTCGGTCTTCTCAACATGAACTCCGAACGCCTCATCCAGGAAATGGAAGAAAAGGGCCTCAAGATTATCAACTCCCTCGCATAA